CGCCGGGGTCGGCCCGTTCGGTACGCGTCCGACCGCCGGATGGGGCGCGGATCGGTCGGTCGGCGCACCCAAAGGCACTTTTTCTTTCGCTCGTTACCACCCACTAACCCGATGTCCCGTAGTCCCTCGCTCCCCGAGCGGCCCCGGCTGGAACTCGACCCCGACATGACGCCGTCGGAACGGCTGGGCGCGCTCACGGACCACCACGCACAGCTCGTCAAGGTGAACCGCGAACTCGAAGCGCAACTCGACTCCGCGCGCGCCCGCCGCGAGGACCTCACCGACGAGGTCGACCAGCTCGAACGGGAGAACGAGACGCTCAAGACCTCCTCGCTGTACGTGGCCACCGCCGAGGAGATCATCGACGACGGCGTCGTCGTCAAACAGCACGGCAACAACCAGGAGGTGCTCACCGAGCTCCCCACGCAGCTGCGCGAGGGCCTCGAAGCCGGCGACCGCGTCGCCATCAACGACTCCTTCTCTATCCAGTCCCAGCTCGAGAGCGAGACCGACGCGCGCGCCCAGGCCATGGAGGTCGACGAGTCGCCCACCGTCACCTACGACGACATCGGCGGCCTCGAGGAACAGATCCAGGAGGTCCGCGAGGCCGTCGAGGAGCCCCTGATCAACGCCGAGCAGTTCGACGAGATCGGCATCGAACCGCCCAGCGGCGTCCTGCTGCACGGCCCGCCCGGCACCGGCAAGACCATGCTCGCCCGCGCGGTCGCCAACGAGACCGACGCCACCTTCATCAAGATGGCCGGCTCCGAGCTCGTCCGCAAGTTCATCGGCGAGGGCTCCCGGCTCGTCCGCGACCTCTTCGAA
The window above is part of the Halosimplex rubrum genome. Proteins encoded here:
- the pan2 gene encoding proteasome-activating nucleotidase Pan2, yielding MSRSPSLPERPRLELDPDMTPSERLGALTDHHAQLVKVNRELEAQLDSARARREDLTDEVDQLERENETLKTSSLYVATAEEIIDDGVVVKQHGNNQEVLTELPTQLREGLEAGDRVAINDSFSIQSQLESETDARAQAMEVDESPTVTYDDIGGLEEQIQEVREAVEEPLINAEQFDEIGIEPPSGVLLHGPPGTGKTMLARAVANETDATFIKMAGSELVRKFIGEGSRLVRDLFELASEREPAIIFIDEIDAVAAKRTESKTSGDAEVQRTMMQLLSEMDGFEDRGEIRIIAATNRFDMLDRAILRPGRFDRLIEVPEPDAEGRKRILEIHTGDMSLADEVDFERLAEETDGFSGAELASLATEAGMFAIRDGRTDVRTEDFVDALEKIEEGDQTEGQPVAFY